The following nucleotide sequence is from Sparus aurata chromosome 22, fSpaAur1.1, whole genome shotgun sequence.
ATGAAGCcactttgtttttataatttaaGAAACTTTGTCTATAACATAGGCAGGAGAAAATACCTTCAGTTAAGGCCTGATTCAcgtaaaaacacacaacagttgTCGTATGCatttacgttttaaaacaagtctccggCTCcctcagttgttcaggagaatactgcaacactgttttgctgcgaagctccagaattTTTTTTGTGGACTTCAAAACTTAATCCGACTTTCCTTTTGGCGTTGGGAGATGATgactgaggtttttttttatatttaggtgaacttatcctttaatcgATACTGAGAATAATCATTCGACGCAGCTGTAGATGCATCCGTTTTGAATCTGGATAAAGCCCGTCAACAGCAGTCATTATATCCCCATTAAGAGAGGAACGGGTGGAGTTCCCATTGAGACACAATTTAAGTTGGAATGCGGCCGTCATATTAAAGTAAACATTGACTGTGTTGGTTCTGCTGTTGCTCCTTCTTCACCTGATCACCCACTCCCCCACCTGTATCtctcaaaaatgtcaaagtaaaaGAGCTGATGTAGCGCTGCTGGTCAGGTTACTTTAACCAtctcagtaataataataaaacgcTTGTAATCATGTCAGAGGGGCCTTAAAAGCAAATCATTCGGTTCATACATAAGAATTGGTTTTATTCATTCATATCAGTCGTGGACCTCAGTTTTCGGACGCATTcgtattaaaaaaaattctaaatttCTTCACCCAGCAGCTCAGATCAGCCCTCTTACTTAACTTCACCCTCGCTGCATGCTGGAGCTCATGTACACATACATTTACCACGGGCCTGTGCCGGAGTTTGGCAGAGTTGTGCTGTTTGTGGCCCCTGAACGGGCATCGTCATCATCACAGTGTTTGGTCACGGGGGGGTTAAAGGTcactgtgtgtgggtgtgactGGAGCGGCTGCATGTGAGCCACCAGGATGCGTTTTTGGGGacgtttttaagttttaaaggGAGCGTGGGGATGGTAAAGAACGGGAAGGGATCGGGTGGAGAGGGGGGGCCTTGTCTCACATGAACCAGTTGAAGAGGATGTCTTTGTTAGTTTGGATACTTTTTATATATAAAGGAATTAATGCAAAAAAGAAGCATAAAGGCTAGAATGTATGTGTAGGGGAGTACTGCTGTCCTGTTAGTTCATACCAATATTTTAAGTAAATAAAAGTTGTGTTTCCATATCCACTCTCCCTCGCTGTTgttgattgttgtttttaaccTAAAGTCTTATTATTCGTGACATGAAGGGGAAACACTTCTATTTATGAAGTGGTGAATTTTGAGATTTCAGGTTATTTTGCTCCCATAACATGTCTTTCTTTTAGACTGTTCATTTATTCAAATTAGAGCAAATTAATTTGGTTTATTTGCATTTCTACACttgcaaaaatgtgaaaatagtCCCGACAATAGTAATGAACTGGGGAAGTGTCAATATGATATCTATTAGTTAAACCTTTTACACGATTACACCATTTCCCCAccaaaaaagtgtgtgtgattttacaaaacacacatttaaaggcATTTTTTCCACCTCAGTTGCCCTTTCATACATCAAACTCTCCACTTTTATGCCTATTTATACTTATGTATACTATACTATGTATGGAGGGGGTTTTGTTCCTGATTTATAGAATATACAACTTTATCCCCAAAAGCAATGGTGAACATCTATTTTAAATGGCTGCTGATGGTATTTCCCAATTAAGGGAGTGATGAAAAATTGATATTTGAAAAATCCTGTCCCTCTAAAATATATTTATGCAAATTTGTCAATTTTTAAATTGGATAATttttacatataaaaacaaaataaatctgaaaacttgtaatgcaaatatatgcatatatattgTCTTAATGTGAGTAATCAATTGAGGAAGTTTTATTATGACATCCAATAAAAATATGACTCCAGTCACCTGTAGTCTCCCCTCAAGGGTTACAGTATGTGggatattttcaaaataaaagcacatttgttTGTTCTCTAAAGAGTGTAGAGTTATTATAACACAGCCTGTTAACAATAATACATTCAGTCGTGTTTAACAACTCTTCCACCCAGCGTTGGAGCTGCGTTACTGCCTGTAACAGCCTCTTGTTCCTGCCCGGGGCCACAAGGCTCGGCTCTTCCTGACGTGGCGAGCCGCGAAAGGCCCGCCGACCTCACCGTGGGCTCCGGTGATTGGGCAGACTACCTGTTGGCCACAAACATGTAAATCCGCAGGTGTCGGCGGAGGCATGTGGATGAGTGTTTGGTTTATGTAAATAAAGCAGAAGTGAAACCGGGTGCGCTGCTCTGCTTTCAGGCGCACAGCAGACGCGCTCATGTGTCACAGATATCTGGAGAACAGACTTTGGATTTAACACGAGGGTGAGTCACATTAAACACAATAACGAGCTTTGACACGAACGTCGTTTCGCTTGCGTTTCCTCTTAATGTTTATGTAGCGCAGTATGTTGGAGCATATTCGACCTACTTCCTATAAAATGCGGTTTAAACATGCGTGTCAGTAAATCAACATGTCCGGAGAGGACAGTGTCAACAGAACTGCCTGTGTTACTTTAAAGCTCACTTTCTCTTACAGACATGGCTGACACATCGACTTTGGACTGAGTTAAAACTTTTTTTGGGGTGTCGCACCTGCTGCATCCACCTGACCTGCGTTTCCGTCCCCGGGTGACGGCTGCGCAGTGATGCCTCAGCTGTCAGGCGCCACGGTGCTGcagctggtgctgctgctctccGCCGTGCCCGCGCAGTACTTCATCTCCCGCTGGAGCGGCACCACGGCGGCGCAGCGCTTCCACGCCACCACACGGTAGGTCCGGCGGATCCGCGCGTAAAGTGGGTTTCATGCGCCGATTCAGCGTGTGTGGACTGTATCACATCCAGCAtaaatattaaagtgaaactatgCTTATCTAATGGATGCGTCTCCCGTTTGTGTCTGTAATTTATAATACTGGGTTTCAGTTTGCTTAAAATTTGGAGAGACTGGAGAACATACTTCGATGTGTGGATGGACTGGGCCAACCAGCAGATGTCCAAAGTCCAGTGAGTGATGTTTGTAACTAAAAAAAACCCCTGTGATTGACTGAGACACACATTATTTCAGATATTCTGAGATAGGCTATATTCATGATCCTCTCTGGCACTTCTGTCAATCTCCTGTATGTCCAAACTTGACtatatgttttgcttttcaaaGGTCTTTCCTTGGTTTGGCGCAGGATGAAGACATGTTACAAAAGACTCTTGCATTAGAGGCCATGGTTCATGACAACGACCAGGGGTTCTTTGGAGGTTTGTGAGTTTTGATTTGAATTAAACCTAGTTGCAAAGAGAACATCGAGTCTCTACCGTAGGGGTCTTCACGTATTATTCCTACTCATGATGGCCCACAGACAGATGCAGACACACAATGATTTGCAAAATGTCCATTGTTCACCAggcaaaataagaaaacataGTCAACAGTTCATGACATGTGTTCCAGTAATTCCTTACTGTTAATTTTCAAGAAAGGGCAACTAAATGTGTTTGGTTTAGACCGAATGTTGAAGCCGATGCAGTGACACCCTCGCTGTTTTCCAACAAACCCTTAAAGGAAGCAAGCAAACATAGGTGACTTCTATCTAAACCCAGCACACagaattctctctctcttcttcctccctgcagCCTCAAAGACGGCGCGCAGCCCTCGTCCTCCGTACGTGTTTCTGCGGGTGGGAGAGGTGGTGATGGAGAGGAACGGCAACTTGATCGGGGTGGTGGTGAGCTGGGACCCTGAGATGCGAGCCCCCCAAGAGTGGGTGGACAGAGTGTACGCCAGCTCCGAGGTGAGCATCCacaactccacacacacacaaatcctcCCCTCTTCATTTGCTTAAAGCCAGGATTGGAAAGTTAAACATTAGCCACTTCAGTGATTtctgagactgtgtgtgtgtgtgtgtgtgtgtgcagggcgtCACAGCGGAGAACACGCCTCACTATAAAGTGCTGTTCAGCGGGCCTGGACCCTCCTCTGTGTTAGTCGGATATTTGCCTCAGACACGGCTGGAGCGCATCACAGGGATGAGGGTACGTACTGACAATCACGACACATAATCACACACATTGAATCGATACGTCTTAGACTCACTGTTGGATGTTTCTAGCCGGACATTCCCACCTTGGAGAAATACTTCACACATTTTGACGGGGAGCGCTTCGTCATGCAGCCCTGGCTCCGAGAGCTGTTCCCCGAGGACGACAACGAGGACGTCTGACCGCTCGGCTGTGACGCGTTATATCGACCTGCTAGAttcaaaaacaaagatttgaGCAGATCAAAGGATAATCTTCAAATCCCTCCTTGCTGGAACTCGATGCGAGGGTGTCTTCCAAGACTAACAGTCTACATTTGAACAACTTTTATTTCATCGccatgtaaaaataaacaaacagtattttaatttgatttgacaaAAAATACAGATGATAAAAAAACCATTTGATTTTGCTGCAATGACATTTGCTGCGGTTAAGT
It contains:
- the LOC115574508 gene encoding uncharacterized protein LOC115574508; this translates as MPQLSGATVLQLVLLLSAVPAQYFISRWSGTTAAQRFHATTRLLKIWRDWRTYFDVWMDWANQQMSKVQSFLGLAQDEDMLQKTLALEAMVHDNDQGFFGASKTARSPRPPYVFLRVGEVVMERNGNLIGVVVSWDPEMRAPQEWVDRVYASSEGVTAENTPHYKVLFSGPGPSSVLVGYLPQTRLERITGMRPDIPTLEKYFTHFDGERFVMQPWLRELFPEDDNEDV